Proteins from a genomic interval of Bacteroides sp. AN502(2024):
- a CDS encoding DUF3853 family protein, translating to MEIRELLSKPVWQMTGEEFILLNRHALQEREARAAQPAADTEKKYVYGIGGIARLFGCSMPTANRIKKSGKIDRAITQIGRKIIVDADMALELAGHKSGGRR from the coding sequence ATGGAAATCAGAGAACTTTTATCAAAGCCCGTATGGCAGATGACGGGAGAGGAATTCATATTACTGAACCGACACGCCCTTCAGGAAAGGGAAGCGAGAGCAGCACAGCCCGCAGCCGATACGGAAAAGAAATACGTGTACGGGATAGGCGGCATAGCACGCCTGTTCGGGTGCAGTATGCCCACAGCAAACCGCATCAAGAAAAGCGGGAAGATAGACAGAGCCATTACGCAGATAGGACGCAAAATCATCGTAGATGCGGACATGGCACTCGAACTGGCAGGACACAAAAGCGGGGGACGCAGATAA
- a CDS encoding toprim domain-containing protein, translating into MNMNEAKQIRIEEYLHSLRYSPVRQQGGSLWYNSPFRDEQEPSFKVNTERNLWYDFGTGKGGNIIALAQELYASDSLPYLLERIREQAQNVRPVSFSFGKQPLSKPSFRQLEVVPLSSPALYAYLRQRGINTELAKRECREVRYLTGETPYYAIGFPNRSGGYEIRNKHFKGCIAPKDITHIRQSEPKEACYIFEGFMDYLSFLTLRLERCPDRPELDGQDYIVLNSTSDLSKAIRPLGGYESIHCFLDNDKAGMEAVQELQKEYGLRIRDASHIYEGYNDLNDFLRGKRSGQAQRQQEKPEAGKRQRQTEQPKKKGKGIRM; encoded by the coding sequence ATGAATATGAATGAAGCGAAGCAGATACGCATAGAGGAATATCTGCACAGTCTTAGATACAGTCCGGTAAGGCAACAGGGTGGTAGTCTATGGTACAACTCACCGTTCAGGGACGAACAGGAACCCTCCTTCAAGGTGAACACCGAACGCAACCTATGGTATGATTTTGGCACAGGCAAAGGTGGTAATATCATCGCACTGGCACAGGAGCTATACGCATCCGACAGTCTGCCCTACCTCTTGGAAAGGATAAGGGAGCAGGCACAAAACGTGCGCCCGGTCTCTTTCTCTTTTGGCAAGCAACCCTTATCAAAGCCGAGTTTCCGGCAGTTGGAGGTAGTACCGCTCTCCTCTCCCGCCCTGTATGCCTACCTGCGGCAAAGGGGAATAAATACGGAACTGGCAAAAAGAGAATGCAGGGAGGTCCGCTATCTGACCGGGGAAACCCCATACTATGCTATAGGCTTCCCCAACCGTTCGGGAGGATACGAGATACGCAACAAGCATTTCAAGGGATGCATAGCACCGAAGGACATCACCCATATACGGCAATCGGAGCCGAAGGAGGCATGCTACATTTTCGAGGGATTCATGGACTACCTCTCTTTCCTCACCCTGCGGCTGGAAAGGTGTCCCGACCGTCCCGAACTTGACGGGCAGGACTACATCGTACTGAACTCGACTTCCGACCTTTCCAAAGCAATCCGACCGTTGGGCGGTTATGAAAGCATCCATTGTTTCCTTGACAACGACAAGGCGGGAATGGAGGCCGTCCAGGAGTTGCAAAAAGAGTACGGGCTGCGCATACGGGACGCATCGCACATATACGAAGGGTACAACGATCTGAACGACTTCCTGCGGGGTAAAAGGTCAGGACAGGCGCAACGGCAGCAAGAGAAACCGGAAGCGGGAAAAAGGCAACGGCAGACAGAGCAGCCGAAGAAGAAAGGCAAAGGGATCAGGATGTAG
- a CDS encoding IS66 family transposase has protein sequence MLTEEQEKALLEELEQLRQDKAALISRVSSLEQSLYWLRKKVFGRMSEKNLPLDPNQLFLFSKAEMSSMEISRMEEEVRKSDEEITRTIKVKEKPARKPLDTSSLAVEVVDLYPEGTTDEEGRLKDDFIEIGKEESSRLERVPAKLYILKTVRHKVISKSDMEKYPEERQILIHPLPLVPVSKCMAGASVLTDIIIGKFMYHLPFYRLIQQYRESGISISESTMCGWYEMAVEKLRLLYNLLKQKILSSEYIQVDESVIPVLDNEKHKAKKGYEWCVRDGITGDVMFHYDRGSRSGTVARELLGCYHGIVQCDGYAAYEQFEQVKGITMVGCWAHVRRKYVDALEENRTLATQAIHYIGKLYKIESEANDAGLTAEERKEKRISEAYPLILEFEKWLQDTYLRVLPKSRMGKAIEYTYTLLPRLSRYVNDGRIEIDDNRIENAIRPLALGRKNYLFCGNDASAYRAAIVYSLISTCKSAEVDPRIWMEDVLSKIPYYERDEKNMEELLPRNWVKSNQTCSE, from the coding sequence ATGCTTACGGAGGAACAGGAAAAAGCCTTATTGGAAGAATTAGAGCAGCTCCGTCAGGATAAAGCGGCGCTTATCAGCAGGGTTTCCTCACTGGAACAGTCGCTGTACTGGCTTCGGAAAAAAGTCTTTGGCCGGATGAGCGAGAAGAATCTTCCGCTTGATCCCAACCAACTGTTCCTGTTCTCAAAAGCTGAAATGTCCTCCATGGAAATATCCCGGATGGAGGAGGAAGTCCGCAAAAGCGATGAAGAAATCACCAGAACCATAAAAGTCAAGGAGAAGCCGGCCCGCAAGCCCTTGGATACATCTTCTCTTGCGGTAGAGGTTGTTGATCTTTACCCCGAAGGGACAACAGACGAGGAAGGCAGGCTTAAGGATGATTTCATTGAAATCGGAAAGGAAGAGAGTTCACGCCTGGAACGTGTTCCGGCAAAATTGTATATCCTGAAGACTGTCCGTCACAAAGTGATAAGTAAGTCCGATATGGAGAAATACCCCGAGGAAAGACAGATCCTGATTCACCCTCTACCTCTTGTTCCGGTCAGTAAATGTATGGCAGGCGCCTCGGTCCTGACAGACATTATCATCGGCAAGTTCATGTATCATCTCCCGTTCTATCGTCTGATACAGCAGTATCGCGAATCAGGAATCAGCATAAGCGAATCTACCATGTGCGGATGGTATGAAATGGCGGTGGAGAAACTCAGGTTGCTGTACAACCTGCTCAAACAGAAGATACTCTCCAGTGAGTATATACAAGTGGACGAGAGTGTCATTCCTGTGCTGGACAATGAGAAACATAAGGCGAAAAAGGGGTATGAGTGGTGCGTACGCGACGGCATCACGGGGGACGTCATGTTCCATTATGACCGTGGCAGCCGTTCGGGGACTGTAGCCCGTGAACTGCTGGGATGTTACCATGGCATTGTGCAATGTGACGGCTATGCAGCTTACGAACAGTTTGAGCAGGTGAAAGGAATCACTATGGTCGGCTGTTGGGCACATGTCAGAAGGAAGTACGTGGATGCCCTGGAAGAGAACAGGACCCTGGCCACACAGGCAATACACTACATCGGCAAGTTGTACAAGATAGAATCTGAAGCCAATGATGCAGGGCTCACAGCTGAAGAGCGTAAGGAAAAACGTATCAGTGAGGCCTATCCGCTGATACTTGAATTTGAAAAGTGGCTGCAGGACACCTATCTTAGAGTGCTTCCTAAAAGCCGTATGGGTAAAGCCATCGAATATACGTACACGCTCCTTCCAAGACTTTCCAGATACGTAAACGACGGAAGAATCGAAATTGATGACAACCGTATAGAAAATGCCATAAGACCTTTGGCTTTGGGAAGAAAGAACTATCTGTTCTGCGGAAACGATGCATCAGCATACAGGGCTGCCATCGTATACTCACTGATTTCAACCTGCAAATCAGCAGAAGTAGACCCCAGAATCTGGATGGAAGATGTCCTGAGCAAAATTCCATATTATGAAAGGGATGAGAAGAATATGGAAGAACTTCTACCACGTAATTGGGTAAAATCCAATCAAACTTGTTCCGAATAG
- the tnpB gene encoding IS66 family insertion sequence element accessory protein TnpB (TnpB, as the term is used for proteins encoded by IS66 family insertion elements, is considered an accessory protein, since TnpC, encoded by a neighboring gene, is a DDE family transposase.), translating to MFSLNDSMRYLLYNRPTDMRKSFHTLSGIITDAMGQDPCNGNVYIFINRARDRIKLLHWEPGGMVLYSKLLEAGTLGKPDSANDNEVCTNIEWRELVMIVEGIMEARDSRRTRLENLQKLRK from the coding sequence ATGTTCAGCCTTAATGACAGTATGCGCTATCTGTTGTATAACCGCCCGACTGATATGCGCAAAAGCTTCCATACCCTCAGCGGTATCATCACCGACGCCATGGGTCAGGACCCCTGTAACGGCAACGTGTATATCTTCATAAACCGTGCCCGTGACCGTATAAAACTCCTGCATTGGGAGCCTGGCGGCATGGTGTTATATTCCAAACTTCTGGAAGCCGGTACCTTAGGTAAACCTGATTCTGCCAACGACAATGAGGTCTGTACAAATATAGAATGGCGGGAACTTGTCATGATAGTGGAGGGTATCATGGAAGCCCGTGACTCCCGTCGCACGAGACTTGAAAACCTGCAGAAACTTCGAAAATAG
- a CDS encoding transposase, whose translation MAKIQKISEIHPTLGFTEFDILEKYRKSFHESELGRLHSVFPFDRMAKAAGLSEQRLGRRNIFSPSAKIALMVLKAYTGFSDRKLVEHLNGNIHYQMFCGIMIPPSLPITNFKIVSAIRNEIASRLDIDSFQEILASHWKPYLDNLHVCMTDATCYESHMRFPTDMKLLWESIEWLYRHICRHCRDLGIRRPRNKYRNVAESYLSYCKKRKRRASRTRMLKRRMIKLLEKLLSQRDGLHSEYGALLRYTQDYHKRLSIIRKVLVQEKEMFEGRKVSDRIISIDRHYVRPIVRGKETKSVEFGAKVNNIQIDGISFIEHLSFKAFNEGIRLKDCIRMQQKLMNVRVRCVAADSIYANNANRKFCTKYGISTSFVRKGREGKDEPLRKLLRSELSKERATRLEGSFGTQKQHYSLARIKARNKKTEILWIFFGIHTANAILVIDKIRNRTGKAA comes from the coding sequence ATGGCTAAGATACAAAAAATTTCAGAAATCCACCCAACTTTGGGCTTTACAGAATTTGATATTCTGGAAAAATACCGCAAGAGTTTTCATGAGAGTGAGCTTGGCAGGCTTCATTCGGTCTTTCCATTTGATCGTATGGCAAAAGCCGCAGGCCTGTCTGAACAACGTTTGGGCCGCAGGAACATATTCAGTCCTTCCGCAAAGATCGCCCTTATGGTCCTGAAGGCATACACCGGATTCTCCGACAGGAAACTGGTGGAACATCTGAACGGGAACATACACTACCAGATGTTCTGTGGAATCATGATCCCCCCGTCCCTTCCCATAACCAACTTCAAGATAGTCAGTGCCATCCGTAATGAGATAGCATCCCGCCTTGACATTGATTCTTTCCAGGAGATCCTGGCTTCACACTGGAAACCTTATCTTGATAACCTTCACGTCTGCATGACCGATGCCACATGCTATGAGAGCCACATGCGTTTTCCTACGGACATGAAACTCCTTTGGGAAAGCATCGAATGGCTCTACAGGCATATATGCCGGCATTGCAGGGATCTGGGCATAAGGCGTCCGCGCAACAAATACAGGAATGTGGCGGAATCCTATCTGTCCTACTGCAAGAAAAGAAAGAGGAGAGCTTCAAGGACAAGAATGCTTAAGCGCCGTATGATCAAGCTTCTTGAAAAGCTCCTCAGTCAAAGGGATGGGCTCCATAGCGAGTACGGTGCTTTACTCCGATATACGCAGGATTACCATAAGCGTCTTTCCATCATCAGAAAGGTGCTTGTACAGGAAAAGGAAATGTTTGAAGGGCGAAAAGTCAGTGACCGCATCATCAGCATCGACCGTCATTATGTACGTCCCATCGTCAGAGGCAAGGAAACCAAGTCCGTCGAGTTCGGTGCAAAGGTCAATAATATACAGATAGACGGCATATCGTTCATCGAACACCTCTCGTTCAAGGCTTTCAATGAGGGGATACGCTTGAAGGACTGTATCCGTATGCAGCAGAAGCTGATGAATGTAAGGGTAAGATGTGTGGCTGCCGATTCCATATATGCCAATAATGCCAACAGAAAGTTCTGTACTAAATATGGGATATCCACATCCTTTGTGCGCAAGGGAAGGGAGGGCAAAGATGAGCCTTTGAGGAAGCTGCTTAGAAGCGAACTCTCAAAAGAAAGGGCCACACGGCTTGAAGGAAGCTTCGGCACTCAAAAGCAACATTACTCGCTCGCAAGGATAAAGGCAAGGAACAAGAAGACGGAAATCCTGTGGATTTTCTTCGGAATACATACAGCAAATGCCATACTGGTGATTGACAAGATCAGGAACAGAACGGGGAAAGCTGCATGA
- a CDS encoding porin family protein, giving the protein MKKVYMLLLLLFICNIGLVLAQGKKFRFELGANYPIGLQKNGYKENHVGFYLNGIYRFSTNPLSVNLKLGYESYTIVLNNTSNSPFNGRSLSLMPTANYHFLRNESVDSYVGLGTGVSIDNIDVGVFNEGHKFHFAVAPQVGIRFINHINVYLQYYVTHKDFSRLVLGVGYVF; this is encoded by the coding sequence ATGAAAAAAGTATATATGTTACTTCTTTTGTTATTTATATGCAATATTGGGCTGGTGTTAGCACAAGGAAAGAAATTTAGATTTGAATTAGGCGCCAACTATCCAATTGGGCTACAAAAGAATGGATATAAGGAAAATCATGTTGGGTTTTATTTAAATGGAATATATAGGTTTTCCACCAATCCGTTAAGTGTAAATCTAAAATTAGGTTATGAAAGTTACACAATTGTACTGAATAATACTTCTAATTCTCCTTTTAATGGACGATCTTTATCTCTTATGCCGACAGCTAATTATCATTTTTTACGGAATGAATCTGTTGATTCCTATGTTGGTTTAGGGACTGGTGTTTCAATTGATAATATAGATGTGGGAGTTTTCAATGAAGGTCATAAGTTTCACTTTGCAGTGGCTCCACAAGTCGGTATTAGATTTATAAACCATATAAATGTATATTTACAGTATTATGTGACACATAAAGATTTTTCCAGGTTGGTATTGGGAGTTGGTTATGTTTTCTGA
- a CDS encoding IS4 family transposase, whose product MANITLFAQVISHLPKENIRKIIKSSGSDKHCKGYNTWSQFVSMIFSQFSGCDSVRDISNGLKSATGNLNHLGINRAPSKSTVAYQNANRDSSVFRGIFYSLFQYFGQQALWQRRKFRFKMPIKLLDSTLVSLTLSIYDWAHYTTTKGAVKMHTLLDYDSLLPEFVNITDGKTTDNKAAFDIELHPYSIVVADRGYCDYSLLNNWDSSNVFFVVRHKDNIRYKAIEELPLPEKHAQNVLIDEIIEFELSAAKSKYPKRLRRIAVWNDEHGFEIELLTNNFTLAASSIAALYKARWNIEIFFRNLKQLLRIKSFIGTSRNAVETQIWTAMTTMLILTWLKHIARYKWALANLVVTLRLNTFTKIDLQKWLDQPFTPPPETIEND is encoded by the coding sequence ATGGCAAATATAACACTTTTCGCACAGGTAATATCACATCTCCCGAAAGAAAATATCAGGAAAATCATAAAATCTTCGGGGTCAGACAAGCATTGTAAGGGCTACAATACATGGAGTCAGTTTGTTAGCATGATTTTCAGCCAATTCTCAGGATGTGATTCAGTCAGAGATATCTCAAACGGGCTGAAATCAGCCACCGGCAACCTCAATCATTTGGGAATCAACCGTGCACCATCCAAGTCAACGGTAGCATATCAGAACGCCAACCGAGACAGTTCGGTTTTTCGCGGCATATTCTACTCGTTGTTTCAGTATTTCGGACAGCAAGCCCTATGGCAACGAAGAAAGTTCCGTTTCAAGATGCCGATAAAACTGCTCGACTCCACATTGGTGTCATTGACTCTGTCAATATATGACTGGGCACATTACACTACCACCAAGGGGGCGGTCAAGATGCACACGCTATTGGACTATGACAGTCTTTTGCCGGAGTTCGTGAATATCACCGATGGCAAAACCACCGACAACAAAGCTGCTTTTGATATTGAGTTACATCCGTATAGTATTGTAGTAGCCGACCGAGGCTACTGTGACTACTCATTGCTGAATAATTGGGACAGCAGCAACGTGTTCTTTGTAGTGCGTCATAAAGACAATATCCGGTACAAAGCCATAGAGGAGTTGCCTTTGCCTGAAAAACACGCTCAGAATGTACTTATTGACGAAATAATCGAGTTCGAACTCTCGGCGGCCAAATCCAAATATCCCAAACGTTTACGTCGCATCGCAGTATGGAACGATGAACACGGTTTTGAAATTGAGTTACTCACAAACAACTTCACATTGGCAGCATCAAGCATAGCGGCTCTGTACAAGGCTCGGTGGAACATAGAAATCTTCTTTCGCAACCTCAAGCAACTGCTACGCATCAAGAGCTTTATCGGCACATCCCGCAATGCCGTAGAGACCCAAATATGGACTGCTATGACTACAATGCTGATTCTGACATGGCTAAAGCACATCGCAAGATACAAATGGGCATTGGCTAACCTTGTGGTCACGCTCCGGCTGAACACATTTACCAAAATCGACCTCCAAAAATGGCTTGATCAACCATTTACACCACCTCCCGAAACCATCGAAAACGATTAG
- a CDS encoding type VI secretion system baseplate subunit TssG, which produces MEHRLPKEIKGLLPPNTMDTDFKAELYGALLAEAGFDTAQIMMVRDGNNLSNVSKDIRSVKHRNHVGIAEGAYIELKTNRRGIYDSLPEGLFHEALFPGKVKDLELILEEMQQHRNEEFFIRRFFSLLESEVDREGIQAQLLELRYDKKNKYSDYAKLFAACWPVIHILSGQGALLFIKFMPHIHSIRGRLEEVSDALSQILEAPVSVRPKMMQRTIRAQKPNRLGNMRLGANSVNVGVLNSAEADLHIHIGDLPTREVERFLPGNRSRKALEMLADIFLGAWQEFDVTVSVSPDERKTYLKPTGDASPCYLGINTYL; this is translated from the coding sequence ATGGAACATCGCTTACCCAAAGAGATAAAGGGGCTTCTTCCGCCCAATACAATGGACACCGACTTCAAGGCAGAGCTATACGGAGCCTTGCTAGCGGAAGCCGGGTTCGACACCGCTCAAATTATGATGGTGCGTGACGGTAATAACCTGAGCAATGTTTCGAAAGATATCCGATCGGTGAAGCATAGGAATCATGTCGGCATAGCGGAGGGGGCATACATAGAACTAAAGACCAACCGCCGGGGGATTTATGATTCGCTGCCGGAGGGATTGTTCCATGAGGCGCTTTTTCCCGGCAAGGTGAAAGATTTGGAACTGATTTTGGAGGAGATGCAGCAGCATCGCAACGAAGAGTTCTTTATCCGCCGCTTTTTCAGCCTGCTGGAGAGTGAAGTGGACAGAGAAGGGATACAGGCACAATTGCTCGAATTGCGGTACGATAAAAAGAACAAATATTCTGATTATGCGAAACTCTTTGCCGCTTGCTGGCCGGTCATTCATATTTTGTCCGGACAGGGGGCGTTGCTGTTCATCAAGTTCATGCCGCATATCCATTCGATCCGGGGCAGACTGGAAGAGGTAAGCGACGCACTGTCGCAGATTCTGGAAGCTCCGGTAAGTGTGCGTCCCAAAATGATGCAACGGACAATAAGGGCGCAAAAACCGAACCGGCTGGGGAACATGAGACTGGGAGCAAACAGTGTGAATGTGGGGGTGCTTAATAGTGCTGAGGCTGATTTGCATATACACATAGGCGACCTGCCAACACGGGAAGTCGAAAGGTTCCTGCCCGGCAACCGCTCCCGCAAAGCCCTTGAAATGCTGGCGGATATTTTTCTTGGCGCGTGGCAGGAGTTCGATGTGACGGTCAGCGTTAGCCCTGACGAACGCAAGACTTATTTAAAACCGACGGGTGACGCCAGTCCGTGTTACCTCGGAATAAACACTTATTTATAA
- a CDS encoding type VI secretion system membrane-associated complex protein TssK produces the protein MAKKNLVNWSDCMPLSAAIFNQHDDYFLDSIRDSIEVRTNSYNYGLLPARQNRDGENGIRISQHVTGHIEVRLKSCEAITSSGIRIQFDATETGSELVKNYSVESDTRKNITQWDIILSVDPFHRVGSGDPNPEEVPPRHPNALPSYRLFVMPKGEINVSELGAHYLTIGRIRKDAERFMVDADFIPPCTTMKSHPELQEYHAKFGNMFRSLENYSKIIIAKIHNRDNRGELGAYISLICREMLRYLATLQFSYTNKGLYNAPIDVLDSVSSLAHIMYVSFSYLSGTQKEETQKYFYEWSDVTPGSFDEQLADTLEMLYEHTDIRASMVRAYSFMYTLTELWQRLSTLEYIGQHKENIVVSERTTGNNTTGQNKTWSIMD, from the coding sequence ATGGCAAAGAAAAATTTAGTAAACTGGTCGGACTGTATGCCGCTGTCAGCCGCCATCTTCAACCAACATGACGATTACTTTCTGGACAGCATTCGCGATAGCATAGAAGTACGAACCAACAGTTATAACTACGGGTTGCTGCCCGCCCGACAAAACCGGGATGGGGAGAACGGTATCCGCATCAGCCAGCACGTGACCGGACACATTGAAGTGCGGCTGAAATCCTGTGAAGCAATCACCTCTTCGGGCATCCGCATCCAATTTGATGCCACCGAAACGGGAAGCGAATTAGTGAAGAACTATTCTGTAGAATCGGATACCCGTAAGAATATCACGCAATGGGACATTATCCTCTCCGTGGATCCGTTCCACCGGGTAGGCTCGGGTGACCCCAATCCGGAGGAAGTTCCACCCCGCCATCCGAACGCCTTGCCCTCCTATCGGCTGTTTGTGATGCCCAAAGGAGAAATCAATGTGAGTGAGCTGGGGGCGCATTACCTGACCATCGGACGTATCCGCAAGGATGCCGAACGATTCATGGTAGATGCCGACTTTATCCCGCCCTGTACGACGATGAAAAGCCACCCTGAACTGCAAGAGTATCATGCCAAGTTCGGAAATATGTTCCGCTCACTGGAGAATTACAGCAAAATTATCATAGCCAAAATACATAACAGGGATAATCGCGGCGAACTGGGTGCGTACATCTCTCTGATATGTCGGGAGATGCTCCGCTATCTCGCCACCCTGCAATTCAGTTATACCAATAAAGGGCTGTACAATGCTCCTATTGATGTACTGGATTCCGTATCGAGTCTGGCGCATATTATGTATGTAAGTTTCAGCTACCTATCAGGGACGCAAAAGGAGGAAACGCAGAAATATTTCTACGAGTGGAGCGACGTAACCCCCGGTTCGTTCGACGAGCAGCTCGCCGATACGTTGGAGATGCTGTACGAACATACGGATATCCGGGCTTCGATGGTTCGTGCCTATTCGTTTATGTACACACTTACCGAATTGTGGCAACGGCTCAGTACGCTGGAATATATCGGTCAGCATAAGGAGAATATTGTGGTATCGGAACGCACTACGGGGAACAATACTACGGGACAGAACAAAACATGGAGCATAATGGATTGA
- a CDS encoding TssN family type VI secretion system protein produces the protein MNSFFQTLAFTYLLYPILGLLLVGLGIFIAKKNALLNNKRLVGYTIGTIALLTLPALLGFLDYDFMPYGYIFLAMLYLLLGSYNIRMIAWVFKDDYKYRYEIILTGFILVVSMLFFTLVFNLFNELKYGLWASTCLLPFVIVSVFIRTYRIFIAIPIPVYEVWRYTDDTEQDGYFDPGSLQVLQIELYKQESDQEPVKLSVKAPDEMQFGAWFHRMIDDYNLKSPQAPIDDYAAKEGGWIFYRKPTLLSPRHYIDFNLTVKDNRIRSRDVIVAKRVMEHNEN, from the coding sequence ATGAATTCATTCTTCCAAACCCTCGCCTTCACCTACCTGCTCTACCCGATACTGGGATTGTTACTGGTAGGCTTAGGGATTTTCATAGCAAAGAAAAACGCTCTGCTGAACAACAAGCGGCTGGTAGGCTATACTATTGGCACAATCGCACTCTTGACACTCCCTGCCTTACTGGGATTCCTTGACTACGATTTCATGCCCTACGGTTACATTTTCCTTGCCATGCTGTATCTCCTTCTGGGCAGTTATAACATCCGAATGATTGCGTGGGTTTTTAAGGACGACTACAAGTACCGCTACGAAATCATACTCACTGGTTTTATACTGGTAGTATCTATGTTGTTCTTCACCCTTGTCTTCAATCTCTTCAATGAACTGAAATACGGTCTGTGGGCATCCACCTGCCTACTTCCATTCGTCATTGTCTCGGTATTTATCCGCACCTACCGTATCTTTATCGCCATTCCGATTCCCGTGTATGAAGTATGGAGATATACAGACGATACCGAGCAGGACGGATATTTTGACCCGGGCAGCCTGCAAGTCCTGCAAATAGAGCTATACAAACAAGAAAGTGACCAGGAACCGGTCAAGCTCAGTGTGAAAGCACCCGACGAAATGCAATTCGGCGCATGGTTTCACCGGATGATTGACGACTATAATCTGAAGTCTCCACAAGCCCCGATAGACGACTATGCAGCAAAAGAGGGAGGATGGATTTTCTACCGGAAACCCACCTTGCTATCTCCCCGACATTACATAGACTTCAACCTTACCGTAAAGGATAACCGCATCCGCAGCCGTGATGTAATTGTTGCTAAACGGGTAATGGAACATAATGAGAACTAA